Genomic segment of Primulina tabacum isolate GXHZ01 chromosome 11, ASM2559414v2, whole genome shotgun sequence:
CTTTAATTGTGTGGATATATGGCAAAAAAATATTCTCTTTTTATGAATAAAAGTGTTATTGCTTGTCGATGAACTCTTCTAAGATAAGGATaagagttttaaaattttgaattaccACATGTAAATTTTGTTGTCAAATTCCTATTAAATACAAGAAATTAGTAATTAAGTATGGCGCGCGCAACATAGCtagaaatattatatatattaagagAGTTTATATTTGTActctatttttttattctttgtattccatttataaataattttaacaaaTATTTTACACATAAAGTGGAGTATAGATAGCGTATGCATCAACTTCCATATACCTAATTATATAGTATAGATATAAATACATTGCAACCGTCGTATGAAAAAGTAGTTAGACGTCGCGATGGCAAAATGGCGTGACCAAAACTTCTCCCACAAAACATGCGATCAAATAAATTTTCACACGCcttcattaaaaataaaattaaataattaatatatatatatatatatatatatatattttttttgcaaAGAGGTTTACTGCTAGGGTTTACtgttttgtgtatatatatatatatatatcaaccaTTTATTTATTCTATAATCTCCTCAATCAATACAAGACCATGATTTCTATAAAATTTCCAACCACAATATCCAATTGCAAAACAACAATTAGCTAATATTATATACGGCTTCACCTATGCTAAAATTGATCACAACAGAAATTTATTATACACTCTCCAGGGTGATCATCTGTgaaatatttaacaaaattttTCAAAATCCAACATACAGAAACAATAATTATATATACCCCCAACCAATCTGACAGCTTAACATAGATCTAGCAGGATCTTTTATAAAATTCCCATCTGCTTAATTTAATATCTTCTTGAATAATTACTATAAAATCTTTTTAATTTGACCCATAGAACTAGATCAATATTACTACATATCTAAGAGTACCAATTCATGCCAGAAACTTGATATGCCTGCTGCGCTGGTCGAAAAACTCCATCTCCAAGATTCCCTAGCATTgcctgttgctgctgctgtagTGAAGGGGTCTGCGGCAGCTGGCTAAGAATGGTAGCTATAGAGTTCGTTGTTTCATCAGTTGATCTTCCGAGGCTTCCATCACAATTTTCAGCTATAAATCGCTTCGTGGACGGGGAGTTCGTGTTCCCTTCTTCGTCGTTCCAGTATAAATTTGGAAGTGTACTTCTCTTCGAAGGGAGGAGGTCTGGGGCTCCAGCTGGTACCCAATTAGGAAACTGTGGTCCTGGCTTTGAACCTGATGAACATAAATGAGAGTTCAAAGAACCGTTGAACGATGCCCCTTCGTATAATTTTTGCTGATCGTTTTCAAGAAATGATGCATAATTTGTGGGCTTGAACAGTCCTTGTAGCCTCTGCTGTCCAACAGGCATTGAGATACTTGGTGGGATTGATCCAAGCATGTCGTTTATATCGTCTCGGTCTTGATCTATTGGCCTTTGGGCGGTGTTCTTTTTATAAATTCGACACAAGACCCAATCATCAAGCTGGAATTATAATCCAAAAATCCAATTAAACTTCATAAAAGCAAATAAAAAACACATTAAAGTAACGTGATTAGTTCTTC
This window contains:
- the LOC142519907 gene encoding NAC transcription factor 56-like, whose product is MESTDSSTGSQQPQLPPGFRFHPTDEELVVHYLKNKAASAPLPVAIIAEVDLYKFDPWELPAKATFGEQEWYFFSPRDRKYPNGARPNRAATSGYWKATGTDKPVLTAGGTQKVGVKKALVFYGGKPPKGMKTNWIMHEYRLTGNKPSNTKPPGYDVASKKGSLRLDDWVLCRIYKKNTAQRPIDQDRDDINDMLGSIPPSISMPVGQQRLQGLFKPTNYASFLENDQQKLYEGASFNGSLNSHLCSSGSKPGPQFPNWVPAGAPDLLPSKRSTLPNLYWNDEEGNTNSPSTKRFIAENCDGSLGRSTDETTNSIATILSQLPQTPSLQQQQQAMLGNLGDGVFRPAQQAYQVSGMNWYS